The Lysobacter gummosus genome includes a region encoding these proteins:
- a CDS encoding prealbumin-like fold domain-containing protein, producing MAPWHTGNACSVRQDRLPAWRRAGLIATLALCASLLAPPARADRAFAPRYQNPATNGDIVGIGNINLHCGGNAVLCAQARNGNGTVVNQDPAIAMVYVDVDTDATTFNSSSATLTLPAGSTVLFAGLYWGGVSASLSRSSVRLRTPGAAAYSALSADELLTNSAGAFGDSAYQGFDDVTALVRAAGNGVYTVANVQTTPRAFGASGSSWGGWALVVAYRDPAQTATRNLNIYDGLLSASDASVPVDIAFSGFITPASGPVNTTLGLLGWDGDATVDGSAGLQYGRNVATLSNVSNAVNPVNNFWNSTISRNGAQLTARTPNYADTLGMDLDFTPPNVPLPNSATSALIRARGSIDEVLIFGMISRATDVARPNLKDQLLKSSTDVNGGSLLPGELLEFTIASQNIGSDASLQSVLTDAIPANTTFEPGSLSIVSGANAGGKSDVAGDDQAEFDAANNRVVFRLGTGANGANGGTIAPGESFSLRFRVRVNAGTAAGTVINNTASVAHRAATLGDNLLDVSDADFATPGDQPTRNVVAALPRIALNKISLRGVDSFGFTLSNTAQAAGTVTTVTAGTPVQVDGDSNSSGLQPYTVSGLGTEVTIAETTLAAGYSLSAAVCRNAGGSDVGTLAGTVYTIPAASLVADDVLTCTFTNSRNQAALSITKDDGSASYTPGGAASYTITVRNDGPDPVSGALVGDSLPNGATLAGAWNCAISAGIGACTPASGGAIGGAAVNLSVDLASGAAATITVPVNFAPAPEAYPPP from the coding sequence ATGGCGCCATGGCACACAGGGAATGCGTGTTCGGTAAGACAAGACCGCCTGCCGGCCTGGCGCCGCGCCGGCCTCATCGCGACGCTGGCCTTGTGCGCGTCGCTGCTGGCGCCGCCGGCCCGCGCCGATCGCGCCTTCGCCCCGCGTTATCAGAACCCGGCGACCAACGGCGACATCGTCGGCATCGGCAACATCAACCTGCATTGCGGCGGCAACGCCGTCCTGTGCGCGCAGGCGCGCAACGGCAACGGGACCGTGGTGAACCAGGATCCGGCCATCGCGATGGTCTACGTCGATGTCGATACCGATGCGACCACCTTCAACTCCAGCAGCGCCACCCTGACCTTGCCGGCCGGCTCGACGGTGTTGTTCGCCGGTCTGTACTGGGGCGGCGTCAGCGCGTCGCTGTCGCGCAGCTCGGTGCGGCTGCGCACCCCGGGCGCGGCGGCCTACAGCGCGCTCAGCGCCGACGAACTGCTGACCAATTCCGCCGGCGCGTTCGGCGACTCGGCCTACCAAGGTTTCGACGACGTCACCGCGCTGGTGCGCGCCGCCGGCAACGGCGTCTACACCGTCGCCAACGTGCAGACCACACCGCGCGCGTTCGGCGCGAGCGGCAGCAGTTGGGGCGGATGGGCGCTGGTCGTGGCGTATCGCGATCCGGCCCAGACCGCCACGCGCAACCTCAACATCTACGACGGCCTGCTCAGCGCCAGCGACGCTTCGGTGCCGGTGGATATCGCCTTCAGCGGCTTCATCACGCCGGCCAGCGGGCCGGTCAACACCACCCTGGGCCTGCTCGGCTGGGACGGCGACGCCACCGTCGACGGCAGCGCCGGTCTGCAGTACGGCCGTAACGTGGCCACGCTCAGCAACGTGTCCAACGCGGTCAATCCGGTCAACAACTTCTGGAACAGCACGATCAGCCGCAACGGCGCCCAACTCACCGCGCGCACGCCCAACTACGCCGACACGCTGGGTATGGATCTGGATTTCACGCCGCCCAACGTGCCCTTGCCCAACAGCGCGACCTCGGCGCTGATCCGCGCACGCGGCAGCATCGACGAGGTATTGATCTTCGGCATGATCAGCCGCGCCACCGACGTGGCGCGGCCCAATCTCAAGGATCAATTGCTCAAGAGTTCGACCGACGTCAACGGCGGCAGCCTGCTGCCGGGCGAGTTGCTCGAATTCACCATCGCCAGCCAGAACATCGGCAGCGACGCGTCGCTGCAGAGCGTGCTGACCGATGCGATTCCGGCCAACACCACCTTCGAGCCGGGCAGTCTGAGCATCGTCAGCGGCGCCAATGCCGGCGGCAAGAGCGATGTCGCCGGCGACGATCAGGCCGAATTCGATGCGGCCAACAATCGCGTGGTGTTCCGCCTGGGCACCGGCGCGAACGGCGCGAACGGCGGCACCATCGCGCCGGGCGAGAGTTTCAGCCTGCGCTTTCGCGTGCGGGTCAACGCCGGGACCGCCGCCGGCACGGTGATCAACAACACCGCCAGCGTGGCGCATCGCGCTGCGACCCTGGGCGACAACCTGCTCGACGTGTCCGACGCCGATTTCGCCACGCCCGGCGATCAGCCCACGCGCAATGTCGTCGCCGCGTTGCCGCGGATCGCGCTCAACAAGATCAGCCTGCGAGGCGTGGACAGTTTCGGTTTCACCCTGAGCAACACCGCGCAAGCCGCCGGCACTGTCACCACGGTGACCGCGGGCACGCCGGTGCAGGTCGATGGCGACAGCAACAGCTCCGGCCTGCAGCCGTACACGGTGAGCGGCCTGGGCACCGAGGTAACCATCGCCGAGACCACGCTGGCGGCCGGATACAGTCTCAGCGCCGCGGTCTGCCGCAATGCCGGCGGCAGCGACGTCGGCACGCTGGCGGGCACGGTCTACACGATTCCCGCCGCGAGCCTGGTCGCCGACGACGTGCTGACCTGCACCTTCACCAACAGCCGCAATCAGGCCGCCTTGTCGATTACCAAGGACGACGGCAGCGCCAGCTATACGCCCGGCGGCGCGGCCAGCTACACGATCACCGTGCGCAACGACGGGCCCGATCCGGTCAGCGGCGCGCTGGTCGGCGACAGCTTGCCCAACGGCGCCACCCTCGCCGGGGCTTGGAACTGCGCGATCAGCGCCGGCATCGGTGCCTGCACTCCGGCCAGCGGCGGCGCGATCGGCGGCGCGGCGGTGAATCTGAGCGTGGATCTGGCCAGCGGTGCGGCCGCGACGATCACGGTGCCGGTGAACTTCGCCCCGGCGCCGGAGGCTTATCCGCCGCCTTGA
- a CDS encoding RNA polymerase sigma factor has product MNAEALNSLIGHDLPAAARGDTAAYSRIVGACQNSVTAIALAMVRDVHTSEDIAQEAFLNAWQNIRKLQNPSSFLPWLRQITRNLARDHLRARQRLPRGVDDMEAAIASAADPQPSAIERLIESERAQVAAELISALPDESREVLLLYYREGQSSQQVAALLGLSDAAVRKRLSRARSSVREELMDRFAAFATASAPTVGFTTMVASALGVIAPSATSAAILGAGSLGSGLASKLGAGGMGAAGASGGVLGGMLVFFAERVLSPVSQAIGGEPIDVASLSARIHLLSQHTGVYSLSGVIGGIAGGAVTTMLMSRYLMSYAGNDAERRAIRRMIRMVSISGAAMAASILVSLEASRGWVLPVACTALTVAVTTWQWLAYIPRALAPSVERIRRSHGYDPRDSCAYRWLVGPQALVYSVAILVAAMAFILWREGRFG; this is encoded by the coding sequence ATGAACGCCGAAGCCCTCAACTCGCTGATCGGCCACGACCTGCCGGCGGCGGCGCGCGGCGACACCGCAGCGTATTCGCGCATCGTCGGCGCCTGCCAGAACTCGGTCACCGCCATCGCCCTGGCGATGGTGCGCGACGTCCACACCAGCGAGGACATCGCCCAGGAAGCTTTCCTCAACGCCTGGCAGAACATCCGCAAGCTGCAGAACCCGTCCAGCTTCCTGCCGTGGCTGCGCCAGATCACCCGCAACCTCGCCCGCGACCATCTGCGCGCGCGCCAGCGCCTGCCGCGCGGCGTGGACGACATGGAGGCGGCGATCGCCTCGGCCGCCGATCCGCAGCCCAGCGCGATCGAGCGCCTGATCGAAAGCGAACGCGCGCAAGTCGCCGCCGAACTGATCTCGGCCCTGCCCGACGAAAGCCGCGAGGTGCTGTTGCTGTACTACCGCGAAGGCCAGAGCTCGCAGCAGGTCGCCGCCCTGCTCGGCCTCAGCGACGCCGCCGTGCGCAAGCGCCTGTCGCGCGCGCGCAGCAGCGTGCGCGAGGAACTGATGGACCGCTTCGCCGCCTTCGCCACCGCCAGCGCGCCGACGGTCGGCTTCACCACGATGGTCGCCAGCGCGCTGGGCGTGATCGCGCCCAGCGCAACCAGCGCGGCGATCCTGGGCGCCGGTTCGCTCGGCTCGGGCCTGGCCAGCAAGCTCGGCGCCGGCGGCATGGGCGCGGCCGGCGCGTCGGGCGGCGTGCTCGGTGGAATGCTGGTGTTCTTCGCCGAACGCGTGCTGTCGCCGGTGTCGCAGGCGATCGGCGGCGAGCCGATCGATGTCGCCTCGCTGAGCGCGCGCATCCATCTGCTGTCGCAGCACACCGGCGTCTACAGCCTGAGCGGGGTGATCGGCGGCATCGCCGGCGGCGCGGTGACCACGATGCTGATGAGTCGCTATCTGATGTCCTACGCCGGCAACGACGCCGAACGCCGAGCGATCCGCCGCATGATCCGGATGGTCTCGATCAGCGGCGCGGCAATGGCGGCCTCGATCCTGGTCAGCCTGGAAGCCAGCCGCGGCTGGGTGCTGCCGGTCGCGTGCACCGCGCTCACCGTGGCGGTCACCACCTGGCAATGGCTGGCCTACATACCGCGCGCGCTGGCGCCGAGCGTCGAGCGCATCCGCCGCAGCCACGGCTACGACCCGCGCGACAGCTGCGCCTACCGTTGGCTGGTCGGGCCGCAGGCGCTGGTCTACAGCGTGGCGATTCTGGTCGCGGCGATGGCCTTCATCCTCTGGCGCGAAGGCCGCTTCGGCTGA
- the tesB gene encoding acyl-CoA thioesterase II — protein sequence MTSSPVSELIELLSLERLEDNLFRGQSRDIGTKYVFGGQVLGQALSAAQATLDTTRAAHSLHAYFLKAGDIEAPIVYQADRTRDGGSFSVRRVTAIQHGQPIFFLAASFHEDQDGAEHQLSMPEVPKPEDIEPAPAVPAEVMATLPNKVQRWLSRQGPFEFRHVYPRDELNPPKRPPFQQVWFRLSEPVGDAPELHRALLAYASDFHLLGTTTFPHGISYYQPNVQMASLDHALWFHRPFRADDWLLYSIDSPSAQGARGLARGQIFDRHGHLVASSTQEGLIRVVKNAAAAGAVPAKE from the coding sequence ATGACCTCCTCTCCCGTCTCCGAACTGATCGAACTGCTGTCGCTGGAGCGGCTCGAGGACAACCTGTTCCGCGGCCAGAGCCGCGACATCGGCACCAAGTACGTGTTCGGCGGGCAGGTCCTGGGCCAAGCGCTGTCGGCGGCGCAGGCCACCCTGGACACCACGCGCGCGGCGCATTCGCTGCATGCGTATTTCCTCAAGGCCGGCGACATCGAGGCGCCGATCGTCTATCAGGCCGACCGCACCCGCGACGGCGGCAGTTTCTCGGTGCGCCGGGTCACCGCGATCCAGCACGGCCAGCCGATCTTCTTCCTCGCCGCGTCCTTCCACGAGGACCAGGACGGCGCCGAGCATCAGCTGTCGATGCCGGAAGTGCCCAAGCCGGAGGACATCGAACCGGCGCCGGCGGTGCCGGCCGAGGTCATGGCCACGCTGCCGAACAAGGTGCAGCGCTGGCTGTCGCGGCAGGGGCCGTTCGAGTTCCGCCACGTGTATCCGCGCGATGAGCTCAATCCGCCGAAGCGCCCGCCGTTCCAGCAGGTGTGGTTCCGCCTGAGCGAGCCGGTCGGCGACGCGCCGGAGCTGCATCGCGCGCTGCTGGCCTATGCCTCGGATTTCCATCTGCTGGGCACCACCACCTTTCCGCACGGCATCAGCTACTACCAGCCCAACGTGCAGATGGCCTCGCTCGATCACGCGCTGTGGTTCCACCGCCCCTTCCGCGCCGACGACTGGCTGCTGTATTCGATCGACAGCCCCAGCGCGCAAGGCGCGCGCGGTCTGGCGCGCGGGCAGATTTTCGACCGCCACGGCCACCTGGTGGCGAGCAGTACGCAGGAGGGCTTGATCCGCGTGGTCAAGAACGCCGCCGCGGCCGGCGCAGTGCCGGCGAAGGAATGA
- a CDS encoding N-acetylmuramoyl-L-alanine amidase, which produces MPPLNLTPVPLPYETRLQARDPAAIDLVVIHCTELPDLATAREYGERVLYAESGTGNSGHYYIDRDGSVLRYVSEERIAHHVRGYNPRSIGIELVNTGRYPHWLDSRHQRMDEDYAPVQIEALIGLLNDLRGRLPSLRYIAGHEELDTTQVKASDDPSVLVQRKLDPGPWFPWARVLAACGLERLPR; this is translated from the coding sequence ATGCCGCCCCTGAACCTCACGCCCGTCCCGTTGCCCTATGAAACCCGGCTGCAGGCGCGCGATCCCGCCGCCATCGACCTGGTGGTGATCCACTGCACCGAGCTGCCGGACCTGGCCACAGCGCGCGAATACGGCGAGCGGGTGCTGTACGCCGAATCGGGCACCGGCAACAGCGGCCACTACTACATCGACCGCGACGGTTCGGTCTTGCGCTACGTCAGCGAGGAGCGCATCGCCCACCACGTGCGCGGCTACAACCCGCGCTCGATCGGGATCGAGCTGGTCAACACCGGGCGTTATCCGCATTGGCTGGATTCGCGCCATCAGCGCATGGACGAAGACTACGCGCCGGTGCAGATCGAGGCCTTGATCGGCCTGTTGAACGATCTGCGCGGACGCCTGCCGTCGCTGCGCTATATCGCCGGGCATGAGGAACTGGATACGACTCAGGTGAAAGCCAGCGACGATCCTTCGGTGCTGGTGCAGCGCAAGCTGGATCCGGGGCCGTGGTTTCCGTGGGCGCGGGTGCTGGCGGCATGTGGTTTGGAACGTTTGCCGCGGTAG
- a CDS encoding MOSC domain-containing protein, with translation MTLPPADSALGKLMATLPRPGRVEWIGVRPARGVAMQALDEVVAVAGAGLDGDRYAGGSGKRGITLIQAEHLPAIAALAGLDAVEPARLRRNIVVSGLPLIALKGRRFRLGEALLETTEECDPCSMMEAALGPGGYNAMRGHGGLCARIVEGGAIRCGDALIPVIDASAD, from the coding sequence ATGACCCTGCCGCCCGCCGATTCGGCGCTAGGAAAGCTGATGGCCACGCTGCCCAGGCCCGGCCGGGTCGAGTGGATCGGCGTGCGCCCGGCGCGCGGGGTGGCGATGCAGGCGCTGGACGAAGTGGTCGCCGTGGCCGGCGCCGGTCTGGACGGCGATCGCTATGCCGGCGGCAGCGGCAAGCGCGGCATCACCCTGATCCAGGCCGAGCACCTGCCGGCGATCGCGGCCCTGGCCGGGCTGGACGCGGTCGAGCCGGCGCGTCTGCGCCGCAATATCGTGGTCTCGGGCCTGCCGCTGATCGCGCTCAAGGGCCGGCGTTTCCGTCTTGGCGAAGCGCTGCTGGAAACCACGGAAGAATGCGACCCGTGTTCGATGATGGAAGCCGCGCTGGGCCCGGGCGGTTACAACGCGATGCGCGGCCATGGTGGCCTGTGCGCGCGGATCGTCGAAGGCGGCGCGATCCGGTGCGGCGACGCGCTGATCCCGGTGATCGATGCGTCTGCCGATTGA
- a CDS encoding alpha/beta hydrolase has protein sequence MAPGHCILSHGFESGPDATKVTALAEVAQRHGWTHERPDYSDLDAKREISDLGDVYARIDRLLGLARAAAERGPLVLAGSSLGAYICGAVSLQVKPAGMFLMAPPIAMGPAPRLQAADVPISIIHGWDDELIPAADVVAWAYPRRARLLLVDDSHRLSAHVEGSADAFSRLLQSL, from the coding sequence ATCGCTCCAGGACACTGCATTCTGTCTCATGGCTTCGAAAGCGGCCCCGACGCCACCAAGGTCACCGCCTTGGCCGAGGTCGCGCAACGCCATGGCTGGACGCATGAGCGCCCGGATTACAGCGACCTGGACGCCAAGCGCGAAATCAGCGACCTGGGCGATGTCTACGCGCGCATCGATCGCCTGCTCGGGCTGGCGCGCGCCGCGGCCGAACGCGGGCCGTTGGTGCTGGCCGGCTCCAGCCTCGGCGCGTACATCTGCGGTGCGGTATCGCTGCAGGTCAAACCCGCCGGCATGTTCCTGATGGCGCCGCCGATCGCGATGGGCCCCGCGCCCAGGCTGCAGGCCGCCGACGTGCCGATCAGCATCATTCATGGCTGGGACGACGAACTGATCCCCGCCGCCGACGTCGTCGCCTGGGCTTATCCGCGCCGCGCGCGCCTGCTCCTGGTCGACGACAGCCATCGCCTCTCCGCGCACGTGGAAGGCAGCGCCGACGCCTTCTCGCGTCTGCTGCAAAGTCTGTGA
- the rlmKL gene encoding bifunctional 23S rRNA (guanine(2069)-N(7))-methyltransferase RlmK/23S rRNA (guanine(2445)-N(2))-methyltransferase RlmL, with translation MSKFYASCGKGLEYLLADELVALGCQRATAATAGANVEGSLADAQHAVLWSRLASRVLWPIAEFDCPDEHALYAGVAALDWPSHMESVHTLAVDAHVSGEAITHARYAAQRVKDAVVDVMRARTGARPDVDTETPDLRLNLVVRKGKAIVSIDLGGGPLHRRGWRQKQGEAPLKENLAAAVLLRGQWPKVYAQGGSLLDPMCGSGTLLIEGALMAADVAPGLLRHGNLPPTRWRGFDFAGWRAQCEAARAREFAGLAALRPAFAGSDIDPHAIRAARENEAMAGLAGAIEWSVASVESLQSLSLTQDRHSREGGNPATFGSDGDKALDSRVRGNDGLEDDAGQKSVDATSSAPETAPGLVVCNPPYDARLAADAALYRALGDALKRIVPSWRASLLCGDPALAQATGLRASKKYQVFNGAIECALIVCDPIARVGHAEQKAKAEDAAPQPLSEGAQMVANRLRKNLRKLKNWRQREAVTCFRAYDADLPEYSAAIDVYLSDEAPPRTWLHVQEYAAPADIPEADQRRRLNELLAAAREVFEVPRERLAVKTRSRGKGGSKYGQLDQRGEFVVVREGAARLRVNPFDYLDTGLFLDHRPMRLRIAEESRGRRFLNLFGYTGAATVHAAVGGAQETTTVDLSATYLQWCSDNLRENGLGGAQHRLAQADAMQWLEADRGRYDLIFCDPPTFSNSARADDFDIQREHVRLLRAAVARLADNGVLYFSNNFRRFRLDTDAIAQFARCEDISAQTIPPDFERDARIHRCWRLEPR, from the coding sequence ATGAGCAAGTTCTACGCAAGCTGCGGCAAGGGCCTGGAATACCTGTTGGCCGACGAACTGGTCGCCCTGGGTTGCCAGCGCGCCACCGCCGCCACCGCCGGCGCCAACGTCGAAGGCAGCCTCGCCGATGCACAGCACGCGGTGCTGTGGTCGCGCCTGGCCAGTCGCGTGCTGTGGCCGATCGCCGAGTTCGACTGCCCGGACGAACACGCGCTGTACGCCGGCGTCGCCGCCCTGGATTGGCCCTCGCACATGGAGAGCGTGCACACGCTCGCCGTGGACGCGCACGTTTCCGGCGAAGCGATCACCCATGCGCGCTACGCCGCGCAGCGGGTCAAGGACGCGGTGGTCGATGTGATGCGCGCGCGCACCGGCGCGCGGCCCGATGTGGATACCGAAACGCCGGATCTGCGTTTGAATCTGGTCGTGCGCAAGGGCAAGGCGATCGTCTCGATCGACCTGGGCGGCGGTCCGCTGCATCGCCGCGGCTGGCGGCAGAAGCAGGGCGAAGCGCCATTGAAGGAAAATCTGGCCGCCGCGGTATTGCTGCGCGGGCAGTGGCCGAAGGTCTACGCGCAGGGCGGATCGTTGTTGGACCCGATGTGCGGCAGCGGCACCTTGCTGATCGAAGGCGCGCTGATGGCCGCCGACGTCGCGCCGGGTTTGCTGCGTCACGGCAACCTGCCGCCGACGCGCTGGCGCGGTTTCGATTTCGCCGGCTGGCGCGCGCAATGCGAGGCCGCGCGCGCGCGCGAGTTCGCCGGACTGGCCGCGCTGCGTCCGGCCTTCGCCGGCAGCGATATCGATCCGCATGCGATTCGCGCGGCGCGCGAGAACGAAGCGATGGCGGGGTTGGCCGGGGCGATCGAGTGGAGTGTGGCGAGCGTCGAGTCGCTGCAGTCTTTGTCGCTGACCCAGGATCGTCATTCCCGCGAAGGCGGAAATCCAGCGACTTTCGGGTCAGATGGCGACAAGGCACTGGATTCCCGCGTTCGCGGGAATGACGGACTTGAGGATGACGCCGGACAAAAGAGTGTAGATGCGACGTCGAGTGCGCCTGAGACCGCTCCCGGACTCGTAGTCTGCAACCCACCCTACGACGCCCGTCTCGCCGCCGACGCCGCGCTCTACCGCGCTCTGGGCGATGCACTCAAGCGCATAGTCCCGTCCTGGCGCGCCAGCCTGCTGTGCGGCGACCCGGCCCTGGCCCAGGCCACCGGCCTGCGCGCGAGCAAGAAATACCAGGTGTTCAACGGCGCGATCGAATGCGCGCTGATCGTCTGCGATCCCATCGCCCGCGTCGGTCACGCCGAACAGAAAGCCAAGGCCGAGGACGCCGCGCCGCAGCCGCTGAGCGAAGGCGCGCAGATGGTCGCCAATCGCCTGCGCAAGAATCTGCGCAAGCTCAAGAACTGGCGCCAGCGCGAAGCGGTGACGTGTTTCCGCGCCTACGACGCCGATCTGCCGGAATACTCGGCCGCCATCGACGTCTACCTCAGCGACGAAGCGCCGCCGCGCACCTGGCTGCACGTGCAGGAATACGCCGCGCCCGCCGATATCCCGGAAGCCGATCAGCGCCGCCGCCTCAACGAACTGCTGGCCGCGGCGCGCGAAGTATTCGAAGTGCCGCGCGAGCGGCTGGCGGTGAAGACCCGCAGCCGTGGCAAGGGCGGCAGCAAGTACGGACAGCTCGACCAGCGCGGCGAATTCGTGGTCGTGCGCGAGGGCGCCGCGCGCTTGCGGGTGAATCCTTTCGATTACCTCGACACCGGCCTGTTCCTCGATCATCGGCCGATGCGCCTGCGCATTGCGGAAGAGTCGCGCGGCCGGCGTTTCCTCAACCTGTTCGGCTACACGGGCGCGGCGACCGTGCACGCCGCGGTCGGCGGCGCGCAGGAAACCACCACGGTGGATCTGTCCGCGACCTACCTGCAGTGGTGTTCGGACAATCTGCGCGAGAACGGCCTGGGCGGCGCCCAGCACCGGCTGGCGCAGGCCGACGCGATGCAATGGCTGGAAGCCGATCGCGGCCGCTACGACCTGATCTTCTGCGATCCGCCGACCTTCTCCAATTCCGCGCGCGCCGACGACTTCGACATCCAGCGCGAACACGTGCGCCTGCTGCGCGCGGCGGTCGCGCGTCTGGCCGACAACGGCGTGCTGTATTTCTCGAACAACTTCCGCCGGTTCCGCCTGGACACCG